One genomic segment of Epinephelus fuscoguttatus linkage group LG19, E.fuscoguttatus.final_Chr_v1 includes these proteins:
- the LOC125879897 gene encoding ankyrin repeat and fibronectin type-III domain-containing protein 1-like, with translation MSMRNPPQRRRSLGPVSPKRIYRNLSVRLRGGESSVASETDAPKHLSKSADAYKTLWEAVENEDTLAVQSLLSRDHTNCGGGGGGGGGGSMWERGEKKEKDWEREREKGVNRVSEQGLVPLDVAALTHNSPLLHVLTKAGARHNPVLCRPAEWALKLDALVALASKRVEERKKELLRKAVAGPQAQADVQRHIRLWSLRLQLYCRMRQNFQKTELPGPPSHVSILVTSTSSLFVAIKEPEGDTMGLITRYRVEWSTSASFKRILGSAQVTETKNPSYVINGLTAGAHYFVRVSAYNVKGWGPPQCSTPVSAAPSSWRECSGVKSQFRNHEGLVMKLLEDAREPHYRGFCIESSKPQSPSKRLSVSRGIKQLFQSATKFVRLLQRGVYLATVFYHKENILVTAEDQIPLVEIQCCSTSITHDFLWFAKLSCAWQQVPWLQQALSSAHSSPSSLLQNRHNILRAVSQLQSSLGTVDLGQVYYEPLKDRQGNVLLVTLKEFSNPPSPPDPPLHWMPLARLEKNRSRTPLLPEPTAMDMLYEQLKEKLSLHRHSIQWAQPGLYVGILKLCSSVEQIRVLVPQRLPNLLCHTRVRHNAHVTREEWAWLQSHVYTTANDSVPNLLSSEDESVMESSGLVEFVRSLRAAVTHLLTKLNIPLYRAYQYGVYTRELLQFGDKVSMVLLLPPSEDFSSSYWPLVGTKEPGLTMPLQIFELVHFWTYERDFLSQYCQAWVRLELDTHLAQQALREALDTKEVQEARERLNHITELSQRLDVVWRDARWIMDCLQCVRSKQWVGAVPLGLVMGGDPPPRPDGEEEESSLTARLTWPHRIQAQRAIAECLVTANPPDVISAEISAPSGIMAVPEEATLLLEGVAKGGYPVDITAQSTLDLTSLGQSELGCASALIEAGLEPGAVAQLEGGYTGLDTQESYSSEQDFPSSITEVIQPMEMAELVDILPTLSLIEEETPSGPSTPSVMDMLESFGLGIGESNTFFDLEHSNLINGAESLSQPNLHYSRSSSVRETQCEITDTSASHAALNATAGDVPVISWDFPPEITETLQVPIKGACLPLRNQVEWDKPANGSS, from the exons TACAAGACCCTGTGGGAAGCAGTGGAAAATGAGGACACTTTGGCCGTGCAAAGCCTGCTGTCCAGAGACCATACCaactgtggaggaggaggaggaggaggaggaggaggaagcatgTGGGAGCGaggggagaagaaggagaaggactGGGAGCGAGAAAGGGAGAAGGGGGTGAACAGGGTGAGCGAGCAGGGCCTGGTCCCCCTGGACGTGGCTGCCCTTACCCACAATTCCCCCCTGCTCCATGTGTTGACAAAGGCGGGAGCACGACATAACCCTGTTT TGTGCCGACCTGCAGAGTGGGCGCTGAAGCTGGATGCTCTGGTGGCACTGGCGAGCAAAcgggtggaggagaggaagaaggagtTATTGAGGAAGGCAGTGGCAGGACCTCAGGCGCAGGCTGATGTCCAGAGACACATCCGCCTCTGGAGCCTCAGGCTGCAACTGTACTGCCGGATGAGACAGAACTTCCAAAAGACAG AGCTGCCTGGACCTCCCAGTCATGTGTCCATACTGGTGACCAGCACATCCTCTCTGTTTGTGGCGATTAAGGAGCCAGAGGGCGACACCATGGGGCTCATTACCCGCTACAGAG TGGAATGGAGCacctcagccagcttcaaacgcATCCTTGGCTCAGCCCAAGTCACAGAGACCAAGAACCCATCCTATGTTATCAACGGGCTCACAGCG GGAGCGCATTACTTTGTAAGAGTGAGTGCCTACAATGTGAAAGGATGGGGCCCGCCTCAGTGCTCCACGCCAGTCAGCGCTGCCCCCTCCA GTTGGAGAGAGTGCAGCGGAGTGAAGTCACAGTTCAGGAATCACGAGGGCCTTGTAATGAAACTGCTGGAAGACGCCAGAGAACCACATTACAGAGGATTCTGTATAG AGAGCTCTAAGCCCCAGAGTCCCAGCAAGCGTCTGTCTGTGTCCCGAGGCATCAAACAACTGTTCCAGTCCGCCACCAAGTTTGTTCGTCTCCTACAGAG GGGCGTGTACTTGGCAACTGTGTTCTACCACAAGGAAAACATCCTGGTGACAGCTGAAGATCAGATCCCACTGGTGGAGATCCAGTGCTGCTCCACCTCCATCACCCACGACTTTCTTTGGTTTGCCAAG TTGTCCTGTGCATGGCAACAAGTGCCCTGGCTCCAGCAGGCCCTGTCCTCGGCTCATTCATCTCCGTCGTCTCTCCTCCAGAACAGGCACAACATTTTAAGAGCTGTCTCCCAGCTGCAG TCTTCCCTGGGAACAGTGGACCTGGGCCAGGTGTACTATGAACCTCTGAAAGACAGGCAGGGCAATGTCTTGCTGGTGACTTTGAAGGAGTTCTCAAACCCTCCCAG CCCCCCTGACCCTCCGCTCCACTGGATGCCCCTGGCCCGCCTCGAAAAGAACCGCAGCAGAACGCCTTTGCTGCCCGAGCCCACTGCCATGGACATGCTCTATGAGCAGCTCAAG GAGAAACTATCTCTCCACAGGCACAGCATTCAGTGGGCCCAGCCTGGTCTGTACGTGGGCATCCTGAAACTGTGCAGCTCAGTGGAACAGATCAGAGTCCTGGTGCCCCAGAGGCTGCCCAATCTGCTCTGCCACACACGGGTCCGACACAACGCCCACGTGACCAG AGAGGAGTGGGCATGGCTTCAAAGTCATGTTTACACCACAGCCAATGACAGCGTTCCGAACCTGTTGAGCAGCGAGGACGAGAGCGTGATGGAGAGCAGCGGGCTGGTGGAGTTCGTCAGGTCTCTGAGAGCAGCAGTCACACATCTCCTGACGAAGCTCAACATCCCCCTCTACAGG gcgTATCAGTATGGTGTGTACACCCGGGAGCTGCTGCAGTTTGGAGACAAGGTATccatggtgctgctgctgcctcccaGTGAGGACTTTAGCTCCAGCTACTGGCCTCTGGTGGGGACCAAGGAGCCTGGGCTCACCATGCCCCTGCAGATCTTTGAGCTGG TTCACTTCTGGACGTATGAACGGGACTTCCTGTCCCAGTACTGCCAGGCCTGGGTGAGGCTGGAGCTGGACACTCATCTGGCCCAGCAGGCTCTGCGGGAGGCTCTGGACACCAAGGAGGTGCAGGAGGCCCGAGAGCGCCTGAACCACATCACAGAGCTTTCCCAG CGTCTGGATGTGGTGTGGAGGGATGCCCGCTGGATCATGGACTGTCTGCAGTGCGTTCGGTCCAAGCAGTGGGTTGGGGCTGTGCCTCTAGGCCTGGTGATGGGAGGAGACCCGCCGCCACGTCCCGAtggcgaggaggaggagagtagTTTGACCGCCAGACTGACGTGGCCCCATCGGATACAGGCACAGAGAGCAATTGCAG AGTGTTTAGTCACCGCAAATCCACCAGATGTCATCTCTGCCGAGATCTCTGCTCCGTCAGGAATCATGGCTGTCCCTGAAGAGGCCACACTGTTATTGGAGGGTGTCGCGAAGGGAGGATACCCTGTAGACATCACCGCCCAATCAACTCTTGACTTGACAAGCCTTGGCCAGTCAGAATTAGGATGTGCAAGCGCTTTAATCGAAGCTGGATTGGAGCCTGGGGCTGTCGCACAGCTTGAAGGAGGGTACACAGGTTTGGACACACAGGAGTCCTACAGCAGTGAGCAGGACTTTCCTTCCAGCATCACTGAGGTAATCCAGCCGATGGAGATGGCAGAGTTGGTGGACATCTTGCCCACGCTGAGTCTTATCGAGGAGGAGACCCCCAGTGGCCCGTCCACACCATCAGTAATGGATATGCTGGAGAGCTTCGGACTGGGGATTGGTGAAAGCAACACCTTCTTTGATTTAGAGCATTCAAACTTGATCAACGGGGCGGAGTCTCTGTCACAGCCCAACCTGCACTATAGCCgcagcagcagtgtgagggAGACACAGTGTGAAATTACAGACACATCGGCCTCTCATGCAGCGTTGAATGCCACAGCTGGTGACGTGCCCGTTATCAGCTGGGATTTTCCTCCAGAGATTACAGAGACTCTGCAGGTTCCCATCAAGGGAGCGTGTCTTCCACTGAGAAACCAGGTGGAGTGGGACAAACCAGCTAACGGTTCATCCTGA
- the LOC125879918 gene encoding GTPase IMAP family member 7-like — translation MSSSENAESHKACEASLAPSEAEPLRVVLLGRTGTGRSSSGNTILGRPAFWVTVSPCSVTTQSTRQTGTVDGRSISVIDTPGFFHTHLSTEEVIAEVGRCVALSSPGPHAFLVTLQLGRFTQEEKDALEWIKATFGPGATKFTMVLFTCGDQLQGKSIKDFLGESEELSEFVSSCHGGYHVFNNHEHDKTARSQQVAQLLEKINKAVENNGGGCYSNDMFTEAERVIKEAQERVRGQRGLRMESPIKVATGKEEQGPELERRREEEEKRKEEEEARKRAERLFWCELLTAVGKGAAEGAGIMDKDEGKGKAVKKVKVVERAAALAASPLSITSAAKAVGGAVREGGKVLYKHRKTFLKTPH, via the exons ATGTCGTCATCCGAAAATGCTGAGTCACATAAAG CCTGTGAAGCATCACTCGCTCCATCAGAGGCTGAACCCCTGAGGGTCGTCCTGTTGGGGAGGACAGGAACAGGCAGAAGCTCCTCAGGCAACACAATCCTGGGCAGGCCGGCTTTCTGGGTCACCGTCTCCCCCTGTTCTGTCACCACGCAGAGCACGAGACAGACTGGGACAGTGGACGGGCGCAGTATCTCTGTGATTGACACTCCAGGCTTCTTCCACACACACCTGTCCACTGAGGAGGTCATAGCAGAGGTGGGACGGTGCGTCGCCCTGTCCTCTCCGGGACCCCACGCTTTCTTAGTGACCCTGCAACTTGGCAGATTCACCCAGGAGGAGAAGGACGCCTTAGAGTGGATCAAGGCTACATTTGGGCCCGGAGCCACCAAGTTTACCATGGTGTTGTTCACCTGTGGGGACCAGCTGCAGGGCAAGAGCATCAAGGACTTCCTGGGAGAGAGCGAGGAGCTGTCAGAATTCGTCAGCAGCTGCCACGGGGGGTATCACGTCTTTAATAATCATGAACATGACAAGACAGCGCGCTCACAGCAGGTTGCACAGCTTCTGGAGAAGATAAACAAGGCTGTGGAGAACAATGGAGGCGGTTGCTATAGCAACGACATGTTCACGGAGGCCGAGAGGGTCATCAAGGAGGCGCAAGAGAGGGTTCGGGGACAAAGAGGACTAAGGATGGAGTCTCCGATCAAGGTGGCTACAGGCAAAGAGGAGCAGGGACCAGAgttagagaggaggagggaggaggaggagaagaggaaggaggaagaagaggccAGGAAAAGAGCGGAGAGGCTTTTCTGGTGCGAGCTGTTGACTGCAGTGGGGAAAGGTGCAGCAGAGGGGGCGGGGATCATGGACAAGGACGAAGGGAAAGGGAAGGCTGTGAAGAAGGTGAAGGTGGTAGAGAGGGCGGCAGCTCTGGCGGCGTCGCCACTCTCCATCACTTCAGCTGCGAAAGCGGTGGGAGGAGCTGTGAGGGAAGGAGGCAAGGTGTTATATAAGCACAGAAAAACTTTCCTGAAAACACCTCACTGA
- the kdelr3 gene encoding ER lumen protein-retaining receptor 3, whose protein sequence is MNIFRLAGDVSHLVAILILLLKIWKSRSCAGISGKSQVLFALVFTTRYLDLFTVFISAYNSVMKVVFLSLSYATVYLIYMRFRNTYDSENDTFRVEFLLVPVVGLSFLENYAFTPMEILWTFSIFLEAVAIMPQLFMITKTGEAESITTHYLFFLGLYRALYIANWVWRYHTEGFFDQIAVVSGVVQTIFYCDFFYLYFTRVLKGRGNMSLPMPI, encoded by the exons ATGAACATCTTTCGTCTGGCCGGTGACGTGTCACATTTGGTGGCTATCCTTATCCTGTTACTGAAGATATGGAAGTCCAGATCCTGTGCTG gCATCTCTGGGAAGTCTCAGGTGCTGTTTGCGCTTGTGTTCACCACCAGGTACCTTGACTTGTTCACTGTCTTCATCTCTGCGTACAACTCGGTCATGAAG GTGGTGTTCCTGTCTCTCTCCTATGCCACTGTGTACCTGATCTACATGCGCTTCAGGAACACGTACGACTCTGAAAATGACACCTTCCGTGTGGAGTTCCTGTTGGTACCAGTTGTCGGGCTGTCCTTCCTGGAAAACTATGCTTTCACCCCAATGGAG ATCCTGTGGACCTTCTCCATCTTCCTGGAGGCGGTGGCCATAATGCCGCAGCTCTTCATGATCACCAAGACCGGCGAGGCAGAGTCCATCACCACACACTACCTGTTCTTCCTCGGCCTCTACCGAGCCCTCTACAtagccaactgggtgtggcgtTACCACACCGAGGGCTTCTTCGACCAAATCGCCGTGGTGTCCGGCGTCGTGCAGACCATCTTCTACTGCGATTTCTTCTACCTTTACTTCACAAGGG tgctgaaaGGAAGAGGAAACATGAGCCTGCCGATGCCCATTTAA